The following are encoded in a window of Acropora muricata isolate sample 2 chromosome 6, ASM3666990v1, whole genome shotgun sequence genomic DNA:
- the LOC136919789 gene encoding D(1) dopamine receptor-like yields the protein MAKYLTNSSLLLHRHQNRKLSSVLQNHSREKTDENCSRNLDALFWVINGSMGVVILLGNSLTCAAFLRLENLRRSSMNQFLLSLSVCDVLMGVLVPPGYASFCIGCSYRLSQLCWVFVAAKDVCFLASTLNVLAISYDRYSAVFQPLKYQVRMSGKAIAVILSTVWVTPVCIASIRNIWTHSQPSEVVKKWNREYSSFVFIAFVIIPIIIVSIINISILRAIKRQRLRITEHSDAARKPRRKEYLQQYKGTLSCVLVMIIFIVCWLPRAFYFFLHLFDQSELVTPLLLKMSVTLVLFQSSTNPLIYSFCRREFRRALKLLMKCQ from the coding sequence ATGGCTAAATATTTAACGAATAGTTCTCTTCTGCTTCACCgacaccaaaaccgaaaactcTCCTCAGTTTTGCAGAACCATTCAAGAGAGAAAACAGACGAAAATTGCAGCAGAAACCTGGATGCTCTATTTTGGGTCATAAACGGTTCCATGGGAGTTGTAATCCTTCTTGGAAATTCTTTGACCTGCGCAGCATTCCTTCGCTTAGAAAATCTGAGGCGAAGTTCCATGAACCAATTTCTATTGAGTCTCTCGGTTTGCGATGTCTTAATGGGGGTGTTAGTACCTCCGGGATATGCGAGCTTTTGTATTGGCTGTTCTTACAGGCTGAGCCAACTATGCTGGGTGTTTGTGGCAGCTAAAGACGTTTGTTTTCTGGCTTCTACCCTCAATGTACTGGCTATTTCCTACGATCGGTATTCAGCAGTGTTTCAGCCTCTGAAATATCAAGTGCGAATGTCAGGGAAAGCGATAGCTGTGATATTGTCTACGGTTTGGGTTACACCTGTTTGCATTGCCTCTATCAGGAATATCTGGACGCACTCGCAACCAAGCGAGGTGGTGAAGAAGTGGAATAGGGAATACTCttcctttgtttttattgcCTTTGTAATAATACCAATTATCATCGTTAGTATCATCAATATTTCAATTCTTCGGGCGATAAAAAGACAAAGGCTGAGAATAACTGAGCACAGTGATGCGGCGAGAAAGCCGAGAAGAAAAGAGTATTTACAGCAATACAAAGGAACGCTTTCATGTGTCTTAgttatgataatttttattgtctgttgGTTACCGagagcattttattttttcttgcatCTATTCGATCAGAGTGAATTGGTTACCCCTCTTCTTCTCAAAATGTCTGTCACCTTGGTCTTGTTTCAATCATCGACGAATCCCCTAATTTATTCATTCTGTAGAAGGGAGTTCCGTCGTGCTCTTAAACTTTTAATGAAGTGTCAGTGA